In Arthrobacter sp. PAMC25284, a single genomic region encodes these proteins:
- a CDS encoding ABC transporter ATP-binding protein, translating into MSDVLELAAVSVVRGAKTLLDKVDWQVNEGERWVILGPNGAGKTTLLQVAAARLHPTSGMAGILEEVIGAVDVFELRPRIGLSSAALANQIPEDEKVLNVVVTAAYGVTGRWREGYEKADERRAFGLLNEWGMGPLLNRPFASLSEGERKRVQIARALMTDPELLLLDEPGAGLDLAGREDLVRRLSELARDESAPAIVLVTHHLEEVPPGFTHAMLMRDGGVVAAGPLTEVLTAENLSETFGLPLAVSANAGRYTATARH; encoded by the coding sequence ATGAGTGATGTTCTTGAATTGGCCGCCGTCAGCGTTGTACGTGGGGCAAAAACCCTGTTGGACAAGGTCGACTGGCAGGTCAACGAAGGCGAACGCTGGGTAATCCTGGGCCCCAACGGCGCCGGCAAGACCACTCTGCTGCAGGTCGCCGCCGCCCGGCTCCACCCCACATCCGGTATGGCCGGAATCCTCGAGGAAGTCATCGGCGCCGTCGACGTCTTTGAACTCAGGCCGCGGATCGGGCTGTCCTCCGCCGCCCTCGCCAACCAGATTCCCGAAGATGAGAAGGTCCTCAACGTCGTGGTCACCGCCGCCTACGGGGTCACGGGCCGCTGGCGGGAAGGCTACGAGAAAGCCGACGAGCGCCGCGCCTTCGGCCTGTTGAACGAGTGGGGGATGGGTCCGCTGCTCAACCGGCCGTTCGCCTCGCTCTCGGAAGGCGAACGCAAACGGGTGCAGATTGCCCGTGCCCTCATGACGGACCCGGAACTGCTGCTCCTCGATGAGCCCGGCGCCGGACTCGACCTCGCCGGCCGCGAGGACCTGGTCCGGCGGCTGAGCGAACTGGCCCGCGACGAGTCCGCACCGGCGATCGTCCTCGTCACCCACCACCTCGAAGAAGTCCCGCCAGGCTTCACCCACGCCATGCTGATGCGCGACGGCGGCGTGGTGGCCGCCGGCCCGCTCACCGAGGTCCTCACCGCCGAAAACCTGAGCGAGACCTTCGGCCTGCCGCTCGCTGTCAGCGCCAACGCAGGCCGGTACACCGCCACCGCACGCCACTGA
- a CDS encoding sulfite exporter TauE/SafE family protein — MEFFNSVIIFFAGLWAGTINSVVGSGTLVTFPVLIALGFAPVTASISNATGLVAGNAAGAWGYRRELAGRRKQLLRLLPASLLGGITGAYLLLNLPEKVFHYAAPALIVLALLLVVFQPRLQRWVKDREQNPEHALRDRSHGALLIVLVYLAGVYGGYFVAAQGILLVGILGVFMTGTMQNANAMKNVLVLGVNVVAAISYLLFAFDRIEWGVVGLIAVSSLIGGGVGSKVGRRLHPAVLRGVIFTLGLVALGFLIANLLK; from the coding sequence GTGGAGTTCTTCAACAGCGTCATCATCTTCTTCGCCGGACTCTGGGCAGGCACCATCAACAGTGTTGTCGGCTCCGGCACACTCGTGACATTCCCGGTCCTGATTGCCCTCGGCTTCGCTCCAGTGACGGCGTCCATCAGCAACGCCACAGGGCTTGTGGCCGGCAACGCTGCCGGCGCCTGGGGTTACCGGCGGGAGCTCGCAGGCCGCCGGAAGCAGCTGCTCCGGCTCCTTCCCGCGTCGCTGCTGGGCGGCATCACCGGCGCCTACCTGTTGCTGAACCTGCCTGAGAAGGTCTTTCACTACGCGGCGCCGGCGCTGATTGTCCTGGCACTCCTTCTGGTGGTCTTCCAGCCGCGGCTTCAGCGCTGGGTGAAGGACCGCGAGCAAAACCCTGAACACGCCCTCCGCGACCGCAGCCACGGCGCCCTGCTCATCGTCCTGGTATACCTGGCCGGTGTCTACGGCGGTTATTTCGTCGCGGCCCAGGGAATCCTGCTGGTCGGCATTCTTGGGGTGTTTATGACGGGGACGATGCAGAACGCCAACGCCATGAAGAACGTCCTCGTCCTCGGTGTGAACGTCGTGGCGGCTATCTCCTACCTGCTCTTTGCCTTCGACCGGATCGAATGGGGGGTCGTGGGGCTGATCGCCGTCAGTTCCCTGATCGGTGGAGGGGTCGGGTCCAAGGTGGGGCGCAGGCTTCACCCGGCCGTCCTCCGGGGCGTCATTTTCACCCTCGGCCTTGTCGCCCTGGGATTCCTGATCGCCAACCTGCTGAAATGA
- a CDS encoding RNA methyltransferase gives MTFHYLDSASDPRVGDYTRLTDVHLRKVREPAEGLYIAESSRVLRRALAAGHRPRSFFLAEKWIEDLTDIFALYPEVPAFIGSAALLEEITGFHLHRGAMAAMHRPAPVPLDDLLAGARRVAVLEDIVDHTNVGAIFRSAAALDVDAVLVSPRCGDPLYRRSVRVSMGTVFQVPWARLEDWQGGLAELRRHGFTVAAMELTDDAVTLDDLAARRPERLALVLGTEGAGMSAETLAAVDLAVKIPMRAGVDSLNVAAASAVAFWELRPRG, from the coding sequence ATGACCTTCCACTATCTAGACTCCGCCAGTGATCCCCGGGTCGGTGACTACACCCGGCTCACGGACGTGCACCTGCGCAAGGTGCGGGAACCAGCTGAAGGCCTGTACATCGCCGAGTCCTCCCGGGTCCTGCGCCGTGCGCTGGCGGCTGGTCACCGGCCCAGGTCCTTCTTCCTGGCGGAAAAGTGGATCGAGGACCTCACCGACATCTTCGCCCTGTACCCGGAGGTGCCCGCCTTCATCGGTTCCGCCGCGCTGCTGGAAGAGATCACCGGATTCCACCTGCACCGGGGTGCGATGGCTGCCATGCACCGGCCGGCGCCTGTGCCGCTGGACGATCTGCTGGCCGGCGCCCGGCGGGTCGCCGTGCTCGAGGACATCGTGGACCACACGAACGTCGGTGCGATCTTCCGCTCCGCGGCCGCGCTCGACGTCGACGCGGTCCTCGTCTCGCCGCGCTGCGGCGACCCCCTGTACCGGCGCAGCGTCCGGGTGAGCATGGGGACCGTGTTTCAGGTGCCGTGGGCGCGGCTCGAGGACTGGCAGGGCGGCCTCGCCGAACTCCGCCGGCACGGTTTCACCGTGGCGGCCATGGAGCTCACGGACGACGCCGTCACCCTCGACGACCTGGCCGCGCGCCGGCCCGAAAGGCTCGCCCTGGTGCTGGGCACGGAAGGGGCAGGGATGAGCGCGGAGACTCTCGCCGCCGTCGACCTGGCGGTCAAAATCCCGATGCGTGCCGGGGTTGATTCGCTCAACGTCGCGGCAGCATCTGCCGTGGCGTTCTGGGAGTTGCGGCCGAGGGGCTGA
- a CDS encoding type B 50S ribosomal protein L31: MKSDIHPKYEAVVFNDLASGVQFLTKSTVSSKKTIEWEDGNTYPVIDVEISSESHPFYTGKQRIMDSAGRVERFNARFKGFGGKK, encoded by the coding sequence ATGAAGTCTGATATCCACCCGAAGTACGAAGCTGTTGTTTTCAACGACCTGGCTTCCGGCGTTCAGTTCCTGACCAAGTCCACCGTGTCTTCCAAGAAGACCATCGAGTGGGAAGACGGAAACACCTACCCGGTCATCGACGTCGAAATCTCCTCCGAGTCCCACCCGTTCTACACGGGCAAGCAGCGCATCATGGACTCCGCAGGCCGCGTCGAGCGCTTCAACGCTCGCTTCAAGGGCTTCGGCGGCAAGAAGTAA
- a CDS encoding biotin/lipoate A/B protein ligase family protein, giving the protein MTSFPLYPGAGIEAGRHHGEYKVPGGKLVVADVCVEDGVLVDVSLSGDFFLEPDEALLEINRALTGLPADSGAAELAAAVTAALPSGSVLFGFSADAVAVAVRRALAKATGWSDHHWNIIGPTVLPTHLNVALDEVLTEEVGAGRRNPTLRFWDWEEPSVVIGSFQSVRNELHPEGVARHGISVVRRISGGGAMFMEAGNCITYSLYLPQTLVDGISFADSYGFLDAWVMAALERLGISAFYVPLNDIATDQGKIGGAAQKRLANGGMLHHVTMSYDMDADKMLEVLRIGKEKLSDKGTRSAKKRVDPLRRQTGMARGEIVAAMIEVFTDRYDATSSELTGAELAEARRRVEAKFGTDEWLHRVP; this is encoded by the coding sequence ATGACAAGCTTCCCTCTGTATCCCGGTGCCGGCATCGAGGCCGGCCGTCACCACGGGGAATATAAGGTTCCCGGCGGCAAACTGGTCGTAGCCGACGTCTGCGTCGAGGATGGCGTCCTGGTCGATGTCTCGCTCAGTGGAGATTTCTTCCTGGAACCGGACGAGGCGCTGCTGGAGATCAACAGGGCACTGACCGGGCTGCCGGCGGATTCCGGCGCCGCCGAGCTGGCCGCTGCGGTCACAGCGGCCCTGCCGTCCGGCTCCGTCCTGTTCGGTTTCTCCGCCGACGCCGTCGCGGTTGCCGTCCGCCGCGCCCTCGCGAAGGCCACCGGCTGGTCCGACCACCACTGGAACATCATCGGTCCCACCGTTCTGCCCACCCACCTCAACGTTGCCCTGGACGAGGTCCTGACCGAGGAGGTTGGCGCCGGACGGCGTAATCCCACCCTGCGGTTCTGGGACTGGGAAGAGCCATCCGTGGTGATCGGCAGCTTCCAATCCGTCCGCAACGAACTCCACCCCGAAGGCGTCGCACGGCACGGAATCAGCGTGGTGCGCCGGATCAGCGGCGGGGGAGCGATGTTTATGGAGGCCGGCAACTGCATCACGTACTCGCTGTACCTTCCGCAGACCCTCGTGGACGGCATCAGCTTCGCCGATTCCTACGGCTTCCTGGACGCCTGGGTGATGGCGGCGCTGGAACGGCTGGGCATTAGCGCCTTCTACGTCCCGTTGAACGACATCGCCACGGACCAGGGCAAGATTGGCGGCGCAGCGCAGAAACGGCTCGCGAACGGCGGCATGCTGCACCACGTCACCATGAGCTACGACATGGACGCCGACAAGATGCTTGAGGTCCTGCGGATCGGCAAGGAGAAACTGTCGGACAAAGGCACAAGGAGCGCCAAGAAACGGGTGGACCCGCTCCGCCGCCAGACCGGCATGGCGCGCGGGGAGATCGTGGCCGCGATGATCGAGGTCTTCACGGACCGCTACGACGCCACGTCCTCAGAACTGACCGGCGCCGAACTGGCGGAAGCCCGGCGCCGCGTCGAGGCAAAATTCGGCACGGACGAATGGCTGCACCGGGTGCCGTAG
- a CDS encoding YeiH family protein: MGARARPLAPGLLGAAAAVGLALAVHMLVPTLPAMTVAVMLGLLAANLPGAAVWTAGAGRPGLDFAGKHLMRAGIVVLGLKVSLADVLGLGWVALLLIAGVVAAAFAGTYGISRLFRLPPTVSLLVATGFAICGASAIGAMAAVRRIRHVDTVLPVALVTLCGTLAIGVLPLLIQPLGLGPKVFGAWAGASVHDVGQVVATAQTAGASALAIGVVVKLARVILLAPIVAVAGIHHRMGAGADGSRPPIIPLFILGFVALAALRTTGWLSPEALDAAAVLQDILLGMALFGLGSAVRVRQLLHTGSRALLAALASWLLIAVLGLAAARLMFNQG, from the coding sequence ATGGGCGCCCGGGCGCGTCCCCTCGCCCCCGGCCTGCTGGGTGCTGCGGCCGCCGTCGGACTCGCTTTGGCTGTGCACATGCTGGTGCCCACGCTGCCGGCGATGACGGTCGCCGTGATGCTGGGACTGCTCGCAGCCAATCTTCCGGGCGCCGCTGTCTGGACGGCGGGGGCCGGACGTCCCGGCCTCGATTTCGCCGGCAAGCACTTGATGCGGGCCGGGATCGTGGTGCTCGGCCTTAAAGTGAGCCTGGCGGACGTGCTGGGTCTCGGCTGGGTGGCCCTGCTGCTGATCGCGGGCGTCGTGGCGGCCGCGTTCGCCGGCACGTATGGCATCAGCCGGCTCTTCCGGCTTCCGCCCACCGTGTCGTTGCTCGTCGCTACGGGCTTCGCGATCTGCGGGGCATCCGCCATCGGGGCGATGGCCGCCGTGCGCCGGATCAGGCATGTGGATACCGTGCTCCCCGTGGCCCTGGTGACTCTGTGCGGCACCCTGGCCATTGGGGTGCTGCCGTTGCTCATCCAGCCGCTGGGCCTGGGACCGAAAGTCTTTGGCGCCTGGGCCGGCGCCTCGGTGCACGACGTCGGGCAGGTGGTGGCCACCGCCCAGACGGCCGGGGCTTCTGCCCTTGCGATCGGCGTGGTCGTTAAACTGGCCCGCGTGATCCTGCTGGCACCCATCGTCGCCGTCGCCGGTATCCACCACCGGATGGGGGCCGGCGCGGACGGATCCCGGCCACCGATCATTCCCCTCTTTATTCTCGGCTTCGTGGCTCTGGCGGCCCTGCGCACCACCGGCTGGCTCTCCCCCGAGGCGCTGGACGCCGCCGCCGTCCTGCAGGACATCCTCCTGGGCATGGCACTCTTCGGACTCGGCTCCGCCGTCCGGGTGCGGCAGCTCCTGCACACCGGTTCCCGTGCCCTGCTCGCCGCTCTGGCGTCCTGGCTGCTGATTGCCGTACTCGGCCTGGCAGCCGCCAGGCTGATGTTCAACCAGGGTTGA
- a CDS encoding circularly permuted type 2 ATP-grasp protein: MSDLFQDYSEAATRSGAYDEMFTPDQQARKSYGQVSGALSELSLADVTARADSMARTFLDRGVTFDFAGEERPFPLDIVPRVIPAHEWAVLERGVAQRVRALEAFLNDVYGKMSVVSDGVIPRQLVTTSAHFHRQVQGFEPAGGVRVHISGIDVVRDAAGTFRVLEDNVRVPSGVSYVLENRRAMAKGLPEAFGQQLIRPVEEYPRRLLSALRKTAPSGVDDPTVVVLTPGVFNSAYFEHTLLAGLMGVELVEGRDLICRGNRVYMRTTAGEQRVDVIYKRIDDEFLDPLQFRADSMLGCPGLVNAARAGGVTIANAVGNGVADDKLVYSYVPDLIRYYLGEHPIIANVDTFRLEEKEAREHVLDRLDELVVKPVDGSGGKGLVIGPDASKDELEALRKRIIADPRGWIAQPVLQLSTVPTLSGDRFGPRHVDLRPFAVNDGDDVWVLPGGLTRVALKEGSLIVNSSQGGGSKDTWVLADSPQVPVETLPRQPIAVRERVSVWPVESNWRDRQAEQQQQQISDAPEVTENA, from the coding sequence ATGTCAGATCTTTTCCAGGATTACTCCGAGGCCGCCACCCGCAGCGGCGCCTACGACGAGATGTTCACCCCGGACCAGCAGGCGCGAAAATCGTACGGGCAGGTGTCCGGGGCGCTCAGTGAACTCTCGCTCGCCGACGTCACCGCCCGCGCCGATTCCATGGCCCGGACCTTCCTGGACCGGGGCGTCACCTTCGACTTCGCCGGGGAGGAACGGCCCTTCCCGCTGGACATCGTTCCCCGGGTAATACCGGCCCACGAATGGGCGGTCCTGGAACGCGGGGTTGCGCAGCGGGTCCGTGCCCTGGAAGCGTTCCTGAATGACGTCTACGGCAAAATGTCGGTGGTTTCCGATGGAGTCATCCCGCGCCAGCTCGTTACGACGAGCGCTCATTTCCACCGCCAGGTGCAGGGTTTCGAACCTGCGGGCGGCGTCCGGGTGCACATCTCCGGCATCGACGTGGTCCGTGATGCCGCGGGCACGTTCCGTGTCCTGGAGGACAACGTCCGGGTTCCCTCCGGGGTCAGCTATGTGCTGGAGAACCGCCGGGCCATGGCCAAGGGCCTGCCGGAAGCGTTCGGCCAGCAGCTGATCCGCCCGGTGGAGGAGTACCCCCGGCGGCTGCTGTCCGCGCTGCGCAAGACGGCACCGTCCGGTGTCGACGACCCGACCGTCGTCGTCCTCACCCCCGGTGTCTTCAACAGCGCCTACTTCGAGCACACCCTGCTCGCCGGCCTGATGGGCGTGGAGCTTGTGGAGGGCCGCGACCTCATCTGCCGCGGCAACCGCGTCTACATGCGGACCACCGCCGGTGAGCAGCGGGTCGACGTGATTTACAAGCGGATCGACGATGAATTCCTGGACCCGCTGCAGTTCCGGGCCGATTCCATGCTCGGCTGCCCGGGTCTGGTCAACGCCGCCCGCGCCGGCGGCGTCACCATTGCCAACGCCGTCGGCAACGGAGTGGCCGACGACAAACTCGTCTACAGCTACGTACCGGACCTGATCCGGTACTACCTGGGCGAACACCCCATCATCGCCAACGTGGACACCTTCCGGCTGGAAGAAAAAGAAGCCCGCGAACACGTCCTGGACCGTCTCGACGAGCTCGTGGTGAAGCCGGTCGACGGGTCGGGCGGCAAGGGGCTCGTCATTGGCCCGGACGCATCCAAAGATGAACTGGAAGCGCTCCGCAAGCGCATCATCGCCGATCCCCGCGGCTGGATTGCCCAGCCCGTCCTGCAGCTCTCCACCGTTCCTACCCTGAGCGGCGACAGGTTTGGTCCCCGGCACGTGGACCTGCGGCCGTTCGCCGTGAACGACGGCGACGACGTCTGGGTCCTGCCCGGCGGGCTGACCCGGGTCGCCCTCAAGGAGGGCTCCCTGATCGTGAACTCCAGTCAGGGCGGCGGCTCCAAGGACACCTGGGTTCTGGCGGATTCGCCGCAAGTCCCGGTCGAAACCCTGCCACGGCAGCCTATTGCGGTCCGCGAACGCGTCTCCGTCTGGCCCGTGGAGAGCAACTGGCGGGACCGCCAGGCAGAGCAGCAGCAGCAGCAAATTTCTGACGCGCCGGAGGTAACCGAGAATGCTTAG
- a CDS encoding alpha-E domain-containing protein, protein MLSRIAESLFWIGRYVERADGTARILDVHLERLNHLPMEEQRSVAQELLAVMGARTQNEEFGLSELLNALAYDKHSTTSIAGSLGAARENARRARETVSSGLWESLNTTYYGLNQHRKDVVGTYRFCNWVLERTAMVSGLADTTVSHDESWLFLVLGRSLERADMTARMLSTRDVLSAGMSWVNMLRCAGAYESFLRTRRAAFGDQHAAEFLLLDRLFPRSIVYALRDADECLAKLDPSAQRVGFINDARRIVGQARTFLEFHRTDDLMAELPEHMERVQKAVSEASDAISRKYFNQADELAWVGEVS, encoded by the coding sequence ATGCTTAGCCGTATTGCAGAATCACTCTTTTGGATTGGCCGCTATGTGGAGCGCGCCGACGGCACCGCCCGCATTCTCGATGTCCACTTGGAACGGCTCAACCACCTGCCCATGGAGGAACAGCGCAGCGTTGCGCAAGAACTCCTCGCCGTGATGGGGGCGCGCACGCAGAACGAGGAGTTCGGCCTGTCCGAGCTGCTGAACGCTCTCGCCTATGACAAGCACAGCACCACGTCCATCGCCGGTTCGCTCGGCGCGGCGCGGGAGAATGCGCGCCGGGCCCGGGAGACCGTGTCCTCCGGGCTCTGGGAAAGCCTGAACACCACTTACTACGGACTCAACCAGCACCGCAAGGATGTGGTGGGGACCTACCGGTTCTGCAATTGGGTCCTGGAGCGGACCGCCATGGTCAGCGGCCTCGCCGACACCACGGTCAGCCACGACGAAAGCTGGCTGTTCCTGGTCCTGGGTCGGTCGCTCGAACGGGCCGACATGACAGCCCGTATGCTGTCCACCCGCGACGTCCTCTCCGCCGGTATGTCCTGGGTGAACATGCTGCGCTGCGCCGGAGCCTACGAGTCCTTCCTGCGGACCCGCCGGGCGGCCTTCGGTGACCAGCACGCGGCCGAGTTCCTGCTGCTCGACCGGCTGTTTCCCCGCTCCATCGTGTACGCCCTGCGCGACGCCGATGAATGCCTCGCCAAGCTCGACCCATCGGCGCAGCGGGTCGGTTTCATCAACGACGCCCGCCGCATCGTGGGCCAGGCCCGTACGTTCCTAGAATTCCACCGTACGGACGACCTGATGGCGGAACTTCCGGAGCACATGGAACGTGTGCAGAAGGCCGTGTCCGAGGCCTCGGATGCCATTTCCCGTAAGTACTTCAATCAGGCAGACGAACTCGCCTGGGTGGGAGAAGTTTCATGA
- a CDS encoding transglutaminase family protein: MTRLSIVHKTAYKYNKRVTLSYNEARMTPLTDPQQVVLESSLKVSPSQAALSSYRDYWGTRVTAFDMQMPHDHLEVLSTTTVEVHRVEKLPSEADIVGWDELTTPETLNRYSDWIPQSQLTGPGAEVLGIIPGVVEGRSPHEAAMAVFEWMRGEMTYMKGSTGVTTSAEQAWNQRQGVCQDLAHLAIGALRSCGIPARYVSGYLHPRSTAELGETVAGQSHAWLEWWDGEWRSWDPTNHKPAGDFHVTVARGRDYRDVPPLKGILSGGGGSALSVSVEITRVA, encoded by the coding sequence ATGACCCGGCTGAGTATCGTCCATAAGACGGCCTACAAGTACAACAAGCGAGTCACGCTCTCGTACAACGAAGCCCGCATGACGCCACTGACGGACCCGCAGCAGGTGGTGCTGGAGTCCTCGCTCAAGGTCTCGCCTTCGCAGGCGGCGCTCAGCAGCTACCGCGACTATTGGGGCACCCGGGTGACGGCTTTTGACATGCAGATGCCGCACGATCATTTGGAAGTCCTGTCCACCACCACCGTCGAGGTACACCGGGTGGAGAAGCTCCCGTCCGAAGCGGACATCGTCGGCTGGGACGAACTCACCACTCCGGAGACTCTGAACCGGTACAGCGACTGGATTCCGCAGTCACAGCTCACCGGGCCGGGTGCCGAGGTGCTCGGGATCATCCCTGGTGTGGTGGAGGGTCGGTCGCCGCACGAGGCTGCGATGGCCGTCTTTGAATGGATGCGCGGTGAGATGACCTATATGAAGGGCTCCACGGGCGTCACCACCAGCGCCGAGCAGGCCTGGAACCAGCGGCAGGGCGTCTGCCAGGATCTGGCGCATCTCGCCATCGGCGCCCTGCGCAGCTGCGGGATCCCTGCACGCTATGTGTCCGGTTACTTGCACCCGCGCTCGACGGCGGAGCTTGGCGAGACGGTTGCCGGCCAGTCGCATGCGTGGCTCGAGTGGTGGGACGGCGAGTGGCGAAGCTGGGACCCGACCAACCACAAGCCTGCCGGGGACTTCCACGTCACCGTGGCCCGCGGCCGCGACTACCGTGACGTGCCGCCGCTCAAAGGCATTCTGTCCGGCGGCGGGGGATCGGCCCTGAGCGTGAGCGTGGAGATTACCCGCGTCGCCTGA
- a CDS encoding pyridoxamine 5'-phosphate oxidase family protein, giving the protein MTTDPKAGDHNVHAVEALETQDCWRLLRSVTVGRLAVWVDDHPDIFPVNYKVDHGTLVFRTAEGTKLQAATGDTPVAVEADGVDPDTGVAWSVVIKGQAAPVRNPDELLDTVGLLLFPWQSGKKEHFVRITPDTITGRRFKVVPPLTWWTPLDDATRSGLE; this is encoded by the coding sequence ATGACTACTGATCCGAAGGCCGGAGACCATAATGTCCACGCCGTGGAGGCGCTCGAGACCCAAGACTGCTGGCGGCTGCTGCGCAGCGTGACGGTCGGGCGGCTGGCCGTCTGGGTGGATGACCACCCGGACATCTTCCCGGTCAACTACAAAGTCGACCACGGGACTCTGGTGTTCCGCACGGCCGAGGGTACCAAGCTGCAGGCCGCGACCGGGGATACGCCGGTCGCGGTGGAGGCCGACGGCGTGGATCCGGACACCGGAGTGGCCTGGAGCGTTGTGATCAAAGGCCAGGCCGCGCCGGTCCGGAATCCGGACGAACTACTGGATACGGTGGGGCTGCTGCTGTTCCCGTGGCAGTCCGGAAAGAAAGAGCACTTTGTCCGGATCACACCGGATACCATCACGGGCCGGCGCTTCAAGGTGGTGCCGCCCCTGACCTGGTGGACACCGCTGGATGACGCAACCCGGTCCGGCCTCGAGTAA
- a CDS encoding GAF domain-containing protein, which yields MPTGHGVLGLLITHPSPLRLHNLTEHPEAYGFPAHHPPMQSFLGVPIRVREVAFGNLYLTQKEGGEDFTAEDEALAVALAAAAGVAIENARLYDDSRRRARWLEACMDVSGLMLSSGRDYTSGGLDPVAHRALRESGSALVLLAAPAEDGSGYVVIGVAGDTGNVFAGETLTLECPVLEDVLDGGGPVVLEDSSVVLAEVDDRIRGPLLAVALRTPEANHGVLLMIRNSERVNYSRTDIEMGAVYGTYIALALELTRVHRLREQLLVYSDRDRIARDLHDLVIQRLFAAGLSVQSLTRFTTDDHAAERIRNITNELDGAIRSLRDTIYSLKSSSSEMELLSGRIRRIAKSSAKAPAVRAAADHDRTGGCRHPGQSRQRRRRGLRGAEQCHPPFRRRLHLSVGLCCQGTGDGCHHRQRHRFRRP from the coding sequence TTGCCCACCGGTCACGGCGTCCTCGGCCTGCTGATCACGCACCCGTCGCCGCTCCGGCTGCACAACCTTACCGAGCATCCGGAGGCTTACGGATTCCCGGCCCACCACCCGCCGATGCAATCGTTTCTGGGCGTCCCCATCCGGGTCCGCGAGGTGGCCTTCGGCAATCTCTATCTGACGCAAAAGGAGGGCGGCGAGGATTTCACCGCCGAGGACGAGGCCCTGGCGGTCGCCCTGGCCGCCGCAGCCGGCGTTGCGATCGAAAACGCCCGGCTGTATGACGACTCTCGGCGCCGCGCCCGCTGGTTGGAAGCCTGCATGGACGTTTCCGGACTGATGCTCAGCAGCGGCCGCGACTACACGTCGGGCGGACTGGACCCGGTCGCTCATCGTGCCCTGCGGGAGTCCGGTTCCGCCCTCGTCCTGCTGGCGGCCCCGGCAGAGGACGGGTCGGGGTATGTTGTGATCGGCGTTGCGGGCGACACTGGCAATGTTTTTGCCGGCGAAACGCTGACGCTGGAGTGCCCGGTGCTGGAGGATGTCCTGGACGGCGGAGGCCCCGTGGTGCTCGAGGACTCGTCCGTCGTGCTGGCAGAGGTTGATGACCGGATCCGTGGCCCGCTGCTCGCCGTCGCGTTGCGCACACCGGAAGCCAACCATGGCGTCCTGCTCATGATCCGAAACAGCGAACGGGTGAACTACAGCCGGACGGATATCGAGATGGGGGCCGTCTACGGTACCTACATCGCCCTCGCCCTCGAACTGACCCGGGTCCACCGGTTGCGCGAGCAGTTGTTGGTCTACAGCGACAGGGACCGCATTGCCAGGGACCTCCATGACCTGGTCATCCAGCGGCTGTTCGCAGCCGGGCTGAGTGTGCAAAGCCTGACCCGGTTCACCACGGACGATCATGCCGCCGAGCGGATCCGCAACATCACGAACGAACTCGACGGGGCGATCCGCAGCCTTCGGGACACTATCTACTCGTTGAAGAGCAGCAGCAGCGAAATGGAACTGCTGAGCGGCCGGATCCGCCGGATTGCGAAGAGTTCGGCCAAGGCCCCTGCCGTTCGTGCCGCGGCTGACCATGACCGGACCGGTGGATGCCGTCACCCCGGACAAAGCAGACAACGTCGTCGCCGTGGTCTCCGAGGGGCTGAGCAATGCCATCCGCCATTCCGGCGCCGACTCCATCTCAGTGTCGGTCTCTGTTGTCAGGGGACGGGTGACGGTTGTCATCACCGACAACGGCACCGGTTTCGCCGACCCTGA
- a CDS encoding response regulator transcription factor, producing the protein MIAWEDTGHPATGGAPADLRVYILDDHELVRRGLQELLEGEGFVVVGSSGSAVEATRRIPALHPDVCVLDARLPDGTGIEVCRDVRSVDPSLNCIILTSFDDEQALRGAVLAGARGYVLKEIGGTDLIGALRCAAAGESLFADDVAAGIVGRLVDEDEVDPRTSNLTPQERKVLEFVGEGLTNRQIAAEMFLAEKTVKNYVSSLLAKLGFERRTQAAVFITAPAGADIPGLADPVRRPGVR; encoded by the coding sequence ATGATCGCCTGGGAAGACACGGGTCATCCCGCAACCGGGGGTGCACCGGCGGACCTCCGCGTGTATATCCTGGACGACCATGAGTTGGTCAGGCGTGGGCTGCAGGAACTCCTTGAAGGCGAGGGTTTCGTCGTTGTGGGCAGTTCGGGATCCGCGGTGGAGGCAACCCGCCGGATACCTGCCCTGCATCCGGATGTCTGCGTCCTGGACGCGCGGTTGCCGGACGGGACCGGCATCGAGGTCTGCCGCGATGTCCGATCTGTGGATCCCTCCCTGAACTGTATTATCCTCACCAGTTTCGACGACGAGCAGGCTTTGCGCGGAGCGGTGCTGGCCGGCGCCCGCGGATACGTCCTGAAGGAAATCGGCGGCACAGACCTGATCGGTGCGTTGCGGTGCGCAGCTGCTGGCGAGTCGCTGTTCGCGGACGACGTCGCTGCCGGCATCGTGGGCAGGCTGGTGGACGAGGATGAGGTGGATCCGCGCACGTCGAACCTGACGCCGCAGGAACGCAAGGTGCTGGAATTCGTCGGAGAAGGACTGACGAACCGGCAGATCGCGGCAGAGATGTTTTTGGCGGAGAAGACCGTCAAAAATTATGTGTCCTCGCTGCTGGCCAAGCTGGGTTTTGAGCGCCGGACACAGGCCGCTGTTTTTATCACGGCCCCCGCCGGAGCAGACATCCCCGGCCTTGCCGACCCAGTCCGGCGACCCGGCGTCCGCTGA